ACCGACCCCACCCCGGAGACCGACCAGGCCGAGCAGGACCTCCGCTTGGTCGACGAGCAGGTCGCCCGCGTCCTGCAGGCCGCGGTGCGGCCGCGGCCCGTCCGGGTCGCGATCTCCGAAGCGCAGGGCCTGCTCTGCGCGGAGGAGGTCGTGGCCGAGCACGCGCTGCCCGGTTTCGACCAGGCAGCCGTCGACGGGTACGCGGTGCGCAGCGTCGACGTCCGCGTCGAGGGCGACGAGCCGGTGCAGCTTCCGGTGGTGGGGGAGATTCCGGCGGGCTCACGACAGCCCCGACGGCTACAGCCCGGGCAGGCGGTCCGGGTCGCCACCGGCGCACCGCTGCCGACCCTGGCCGATGCCGTCGTGCCCACCGCGTTCACCGACGGCCACCCGGCCAAGGTGACCGTGCACCGGTCGGTGCCGTCCGCGGCCTACGTGCGGCGCACCGGTGAGGACGTGCAGATCGGCGACGTCGCCGTCCGCCAGGGCGACACCATCGGCGCGGCGCAGGTGGGGCTGCTCGCTGCGGTCGGCCGCGCCAAGGTGCTGGTCTACCCGCGGCCGCGGGTGTCGATCGTGTCGGTGGGCGACGAGCTGGTCGACGTGGACCGCACCCCGTCGACCGGCCAGGTCTACGACGTGAACTCCTACGCCCTCGCCGCGGCGGCGCGCGACGCCGGTGCCGAGGTCAGCCGGGTCGGGATCGTGCCGAGCGATCCGTGGCGGCTGCGCGAGGTGGTCGAGGGCAGGCTGCTGATGTCCGAGGTCGTGGTGGTTGCGGGCGGCGCCGGTGGCACCGCGGGTGACGAGGTGCAGGCCGCCCTGTCCGACCTCGGCGAGATCGACATGACGCGGGTGGCGATGCACCCCGGGTCCGCGCAGGGTTTCGGGCGGCTCGGACCGGACTCGGTGCCGACGTTCCTCATCCCGGCCAACCCGATGAGCGCCCTGGTCGTGTTCGAGGTGCTGATCCGGCCGCTGATCCGGGCCGCGCGCGGCACCCGCAACCCGCATCGCCGCACGGTCAGCGCGCGGCTGCTGTCGCCGGTCTCGTCGACGAAGGGGCGTCGCGGCTACCTGCGCGGGCAGCTGCTGCGGGACGAGAGCACCGGTGAGTACCTGGTCCAGCCGCTCGGCACGTCCGGCGCGCACCTGCTCGCGTCCCTGGCCGAGGCGAACTGCCTGGTCAACGTGGACGAGGACCTCACCGAGGTGCCCGCCGGCGAGCAGGTCAAGGTGACCTTCCTGGCCCAGCGGGGTTAGAACTGTCCGGTGCAGCCAGCAGCGTATGACCTGGAGTCCCGGCACCCCGGGTGGCCGGCCCGGCTCGGCCCGCTCCGCGTGGCGGCCGGCGAGGTCGCGGTGCGGCCGATCCGCCTGCGCGACGCCGGCGACTGGAGCCGCATCCGGCTCCGCGACCAGGAGCACCTCGAGCCGTGGGAGCCGACGGGGCCGGGGCCGTGGCGCGATCGCAACAGCTACTGGTCGTGGCCCCCGCAGTGGACGGCGCTGCGCTCGCTCGCCCGGCGCGGCCAGTGCCTGCCGTACACGATCACCGTCGACGGCGCGTTCGCCGGGCAGATCACGATCGGCAACGTGATCCGGGCCTCACTGCGGTCCGCGTGGGTGGGGTACTGGGTGTCCTCGTCCGTGGTCAAGGGCGGGGTGGCCACCGCCGCCGTGGCGCTGGTCGTCGATCACGCGTTCACCTCCGCCGGGCTGCACCGGATCGAGGCGACCGTCCGGCCGGAGAACACGCCGAGCATCAAGGTGCTGACCAAGGCCGGGTTCCGGCAGGAGGGCCTGTTCCGCCGGTATCTGGATGTGGCCGGTGACTGGAGGGACCACTACTGCTACGCGATGACCGTGGAGGAGAGCGGCCCGGGGCTGGTTGCGCGCCTCGTCGCCGCCGGGCGCGCCGACTACCGGTAACCCGGTTCGTTAGCCGGCTGTGGCAAGGTTCACCGGATCAAGTGACCCTTTTTCTGTTCCCGGGCGGCGTGGCACCGTCCCTTCTGTTACTCCTGTGACTAGCGTGACGACATGTAGCAGTGAACGGGGGAGGTGAGAGGGGATTGCCCAGCTCGCTGATCATCGTCGCCTTGGCCGCGGCCTGGCTCGTCGTGCTCGTGCCCATGGTCGCGCGCAAGCGCCAGGCGGTCACGCAGACGGCCGATGCCGAACTGGCCGCCCGCGTGGTCCGCAGCGGCGGCGGCGCCGACGATGCGGAGGAGGAGTTCGCGATGTCCGAGACCACCCAGCAGGTCGCCGAGGCCGACGACGAGGTCGACTACGACGACGTCGAAGAGTACGACGAGGACCCGGTACGCGGCTACGAACAGCCGTCCGAGCGTCGTTACCGGCCCGGGCGTGGTGGCTTCGACCCGGAGGCCGCCGAGATCGCCGCGCGCGCCAAGTACGCGTTCCGCCAGCGGGTCGTCCTCTGCCTGTTCCTGCTCGCGGTCGTCACCGCCGCGGGCGCCGGCTTCCTGACCTCGTCGCTGTGGTGGCTGCACGGGGTTGTGGACCTCGGGCTGGTCGGCTACCTCGCCTACCTGCGCCGCCAGGTCCGCATCGAAGCCGAGATCCGCCAGCGGCGCATGGCCCGGCTCGGTGCCCGCACCGCGGCCCGCCCCGCCCGCCGCGAGCGGCCGGTCGAGGACTTCGAGGTCGTCGAGCCCGCGCGCGAGGTGCCGGGTGTCGAGCGTCGGCCGTCACCGGCCTCCCGCCTGCGTGGGCGCGCGGTGGTCGTCGACGTCGAGGACGAGGACCCGGCGTTCCACGACCTGGACGACCCCGACCAGCTCCCGTTCCGGCGCGCGGTCGGCGAGTAGCCCCCCCTCGCTGATCACCTCCGCCGGGTTGCTATGCTTCTGGAGCTTCCTTCGGGAAGTCCAGTAAGGGGCTGTAGCGCAGTTGGTAGCGCGTCTCGTTCGCATCGAGAAGGTCAGGGGTTCGATTCCCCTCAGCTCCACCGCAGGTCAAGGGCCGTCCGCCGTAGAGCGGACGGCCCTTTTCGTTGCCCTGATAGCAGCAAAGTACAGCAGTGGCGCTACTCGTCCAGGCTCTCGCCCAGCCGCTTGAGCGCGTCCCGCGTCTTCGTTGAGGAAGCCTGCGAGTAGATCTCCACGGTCATCGAGCGACCAGAACGCAACCACGGCTCGTCGCGTAGCGAAGCTGTCCCTGACCAGGTCAGGGCATCAGCGCCCGGGTCACCACAGTGGCGACGCCCGCCGCGTAGCTGGTGAGGACCTTGACGGGCAGCATCTCCTCCCACAACTCCGGGGAACGCAGGAACGCGGTCGCGGTCGGGAAGGCGCCCGTGGTGGTGTTCGCCCATTCCAGACACGACGCCTTCTTCGACGCACACGACCACAGTCCGGCGGTCAGTGAGGCGAGACCGGCCACGCTGTCGAGCCACACCCCGTAGGTCCCCTCCAACTTCGCGACGAGCGCGCGGTCCTTGTGCTTCACCGCGGTCACGATCATGATGCCGAGGTCGACTCCGAGGCTGATCAGGTCGATCATCCACTTCGCCCGGTCGGGGCCTGGTTCGTCGTCGACGACCTCACAGGCGACGCCGAACGAGGTCGCGCAGAGCAGTAGGAGACTCATCCCCGTCGCGACCTTCTTCGTGATCGGGTCGACCATCGCGATCGGGAGCAAATCGCTCGCCGCCTCCAGCACGGTCGACACGATGCCCAGGGAGAGGTCGAGCGCCTTGCGTTCGCCCGGCGATCCCGGTTCGGTCGGCAGCGGGGTCAGCGCGGCGTTCGGGAAGGCGACCAGCAGACCGAACATCCCCTTGACCGTCAACGGCCCCGTGGCGGTGTTCGCGTGCCGGGCGATGTAGTGCGCGGCCTCGTCGAGTGTCTTGATGCCCACCGGCAGGTCGAACACCGATTGCATGAAGGAGCTCAGCTTCACCAGCAGGTCCAGCAGCGCGTCCACAAGGGCTTTCGCCACATCCACCAAGGCCAGTGCGAACTGTTTCACCCCGCCGAGCACCACGCTGAGCGCGACGGTTTGCAGGTGCCCGTTGTTCTCGTCGATCGCCCCACGGAGCGAGGTGGCGAACGCGGTGGCCGCGGCCTCGAACGCGGCGAGGTGTTCGGTCACGTGGCTCATCGTGCTCTCCGCGGCCGGACCGAACTGCCGCGCGGCCGCCGTGATCGCCGACTGGAGCGAGCCGCCGAGTGGCTCGGCGTGGTTGGTCACCAGGTCGATCAGCCAGTTGGACGGCGCGGACACCAGCTGGTCGACCACGTGGAACAGGCTGGTGAGGTTGGCGCCGCTGCCACCGGCCACGACCGGGGGCACCGGGTCGTGCGACGAGCCCTTCACCGCACTGACCGGGTTCGCGCCAACCCTCGTGACGAGCTGGGTCAGCACGGGATCCAGATGGTCGCGGGCGAACGCGGTCAACTGCTGGCGTGCCGTCGCCTTGATCTCGGTCAGCCTGCGCGTCATCTCGGCCGGAAGCGCGTCGAGCTTGTCCTCCACCTCCAGTTTGGTTTCCCAGATCTGGGCGAAGGGAATCCGGTGGACCAGCCACTCGAGCACGCGTTCGGTCACGGCGCCCAGCGCGCGCATGGCACTGAGGAACAGGTCCACCGCTTCACCCGCGGTCCGCACGATCACCTGGCCGATCCGAATGGCCTTCCCCGCGATCGACACGGTGAGCGACACCGTGCTCGTCGACGCGTCGAGCGCGAGCCGGGTCACGGCCGTGACGCCGGAGAGCACACCGGCCACCACGTCGGTGAAGAACCTGGCGACGTCTCCGCCGAAGCCCTCCAAGGACGGTGCCTCGTCGTCCACGTCGTTCACACTGATCTCGCCGGTCGGCGAGAGCTCCAGCACCCAGGACCCCTTCGGACGCGGCAAGGTCGGGTTGCCCAGCGCGAGCAGGTCGCGCAGATGGTCGAAGACCTCCTGTGCCTTCCTGTCGCTCCAGCTGCTCGCGGTCGGGATCAGCTTGTGGCCGCCCACTCTGGCGGTGCGGAGCGTGTCGGCGGTGAACATTCCCCGGTCGGGGAGGGGAGCGATACCGGCGAGGTAGTCGTGCACGTGCTGAGCGGGGTGGATCTGCGCGCCGTCGGGTAATCCGTCGGCGGCGACGAGGATCGCGGGCGGGGTGAAGCTGTCGGCGCGCACGCTGACGGTCACCGCGCCGAGTCGGTTCGTGCGGGTCTCCAATACCTCATCGCGACCGGGTCCGAGCCTGACCACCTTGCCGTTCACCACGACCTCGGTGGACGTCGTGGTACGCAACCGGACGGGGTACTGCCCCGCCGGCGTCCCGCGCACATCCCGCAGCACGACACGGATCCGCCAGTACCGGACCTCGGCGACCGCCGTGTCGGCCACTCGCACCCGTTCGCCGCTCCACGTGCCGGTGTCCGGGTCCTGCTGGCGCAGCACGAGATGGTGGTCCCCGAATTCGACGGTGAAGAACCGCGGCACGGACTGGTGCAGCGGGTCGTAGTACAAGTCCGACTCGCTCGCGCTCCCGATCGGCACAGCGACCGGAACGCCGCCTTCGGTCGCCCAGGCCGGTCCGTTGTCGGTCCACCCGGTTTGTCGCAACAACCTGAGCCCGTCGACGTCGTTGCCGTTGATGTACACCTTTGTCATACCGGCGTTGTCGCCGATGGCCGTGAGCCTGGGTCCGGAGACACCAAGGGCCGTCCATTTCCCGTCGCGGAACTGGTGAACGGTGTTGGTTTCGTCGTCGATGCACAGGTAGCCGGCGGTCTCACCTGCGTCGACGTAGCTTCCCCGCACAATCATCTTCTGGTGTGCGCCGAACTTCGTCTTGTGCGTCGATCCCGTCTTCCCGCCGTGCAACTCGACCCGGACCAACTCGGTGTCGTTGCACCACGCGACCTCGAACTGACCGGGCCTGAACGCGATCACGGTCCAGATCCACCATTTGGCGAGCGCTCCGTCGACGTCGTACCCGTCGCGCTTCCAGGAGTCGCCGCCGGCGTAGCGGTAGCGCTGCAGATTGCCGTCCTTACCCGCGGCGAAGATCGACGGCTCGCGCGGACCGGGGCCCGGCAGGTACACGACCTTGAGCCCGACCAGTTTGATCTTTTCCTCATGCACCTTCGCGAAGCCGTCGCCGTTGGCCCTGAAGAACGTGATCCTCTGGTCGTCGACGGTGATCGTCCAAAGCCGACCGTCCGGGGTTCGCGCGACCACGACCTCAGTCCGGCGTCCGCCTTCCGCGGCCGGGCCGAACGTCCAGTGCCCAGTGTCCTGATCGCGGTGCAACGTGCGGACGAATCCGTTCTCGATGACCGAAGCGGACAGGGTGCCGTCGGCGTTCTGGTACGCGCCGATGACCGCTGCGCCGCTCGTTGTCATGACGTAGTCGCGGCGCTCGACGAGATCGCGGGTGAGCACGCAGTCGGACGACGCCGACAACGGCCTGCGGTTCACGGGAATCGCCGCGGCATCGACTCCCAGGTCGGACGAAGCTTCGGCAGCACTGGCAGACATGGCCCACTCCAATGGCGACTCGGCTCAGACGGGCGAAATTCCATCATGCACAGGTGGTCAATCCTTTCGGTCACCAAGGAAACCAGTCCCGGTCACACCCGGTGCTCCACAAAAGCTCCCGTCACACGCGATCGGTATCATTTAGACCAGGCCATCGATCAGCTCGCACCCGACCAAAGGGTCGGTCGGTGCTCCGTTGTGATGAACGCCTTATCGGATGAGTGATTCGCCTTGTGAACTTCCACCCCTGAAACCCCTGGGAGGCCGCCGCTGCGCGATCACCGTAGGGTCTCACCGCCGATGGCATGTCGATCTTCTGCGACCCGCGAGTTCTCAATTGTCTCACCGCGATGTCACCATGATCAGATCAACGATGGCGAATGCGCCATCGAAACGAAAACAGCGGCTGAGATAATGCCAAGATCATCGAAATCCTACCGTCACGTGCCACGCTGCCCGATCCTGACTCGCTGGCACCACGCGGAGGATCACACCAGATCGTCACGGATGCGTGACAGCGGGCGCCGGTCGGTCACCGAGCTCGTATACCGTCGCGCCGGACCGGTAGCCGGCGATCAACTGCTCGACCTGATCGGAGCCGAGCTGCCGGGCATGCCGGGGCGGTCGCGCTTCATCGACGGCGGCTTGGGGGTATCGAGGCCGGGAAGCTTCTCGCGGAGCTCTTCCGGGGCCCTGACCTGGTCTCTTGTGTTCGAGTAGGGTCCCTTACCTCCACCACAGGTCAAGGGCCGTCCACCGTAGAGTGGACGGCCCTTTTCGTTGCCCTGATAGCAGCAAAGTACAGCAGTGAAGCTGGGGTGCCGGGGGTTTCGCTCCGCGAGTGAAACCCCCGGCACCGGGATCATGCCTCGTCGTCGTGGACGGTGACGTAGGCGGTGTTCTTGCCGGTTACGGCGTTGGTGGGGTAGCCGAGCACGACTTCGTACGGGATGTCGGCACTCGGGTCCACCGTCGAGTTGTCGTGGACCGGGATGGTCACCGTGGCGGTGGTCTGCCCGGCGGGAATCGTGACCTCCTGCGCCGCTGCGGTGATCTGGGTGCTGGCACCGGTCCTGGCTTGGAGGTGCACGGTCACCGGCAGCCTGCTCGCCTTGGACAGCTGCACGGCGACCGTCGCGTTGCCGGCGTTCTCATTGGCCGTCGTGTCGCTGACGGACAGTTGCGGCAGCTTGGTCGGCACACCGGTGCCGACGGACGGCGTGGTGAACGCGAGGTCGGACAGGAGCACCCCGCCGGTGGCGCTCACCGTCGTGAGCGTGACCTGCCGGATGTCGGTCGTGTCCACCCTGGTCATCGTGGCGACCGGCCAGCGGACGGTGCGCAGCCACGTCTTCGGCAGCAGGTCCTGGTTCCCCGCCGGTAGCGGGGAGAGCGCACCGCTCAGGGCCGAGACGGTGGTGGACTGCGTCCTGCCGGCGCCGTCCACGACGGTGAGCCGCAGATCCGCGGCGGTGTTGCCCGCGTCCGGCGCCGCCCGCAGGGTCAGTGCGCCGTAGCCACTGACGTCGTACCGGCCGGACGGCAGTGCGGCCGCCATCTGGCCCCCGTTCACCCAGGTCAGGTGCAGCATCGGAGTGGCGGGCACGTTCGTGGTGTGCGTCACCGGGGTGAACGACGGGAAGCGGCCGGTGGCGGTGGAGTCGCTGCACGAGGGCAGGCCGCTCTGCGGGGAGGCGCCGGCGAGGCTCGCGCAGTACTGGCCGAGCACCTTGCCGGAGAACGTCACGTTCCCGGCTGCCGCCTGCAGCGGGGCGACGTCGAGCCGCTGCGCTGCGGGCGACTGCGTCGCCTGCAGCACCGTCGCCGCGCCGACCTGGACCGCGCTGCTGAAGCCGCTCTGGAACATCGGCAGGAAAGCGGTTTCCCTACCGAGGGTCATGCGGAAGAAGCCTGCGGTGTACGCGACGCCGGCCGCCCGCTGCTGGTCCAGGGTGAGCCGGGTGCTGCCCGCCGCGGTGCTGCCGCAGGCCGGGTCGGCCCGATCGACGTAGACGTCCCAGTCGTCGCCGTACACCTGTGACCACACGTCGTTGAAGTAGTTGTGGTTGGCGCCCATCATGAGCAGCGACGACTTCAGTGCGGAGTCCGTGCCGCTCGTGTACCGCGAGTCCTCGAAGAAGTGCTGGCCTTCCTGGTTCGAGACGTCGCCGTCGCAGTAGGGCAGCAGCACGGCCATCGGCACGTCGGGCAGTGCGGGGCGGGTCCGGTTGATCGGGGCGATCGGGAGCACGCCCCTGATCCCGTACGGGGTGGGGCGGGCGGCGTTGAGCAGTGCGGCGCGAACCACGCCGTCGCCGCCGCGGGAGTGGCCCATCAGGCCGACGTTGCCGAGATCGAGCTTGCCCTTGAAGGCGGTGCTCATTCCGGGAGCGGTGCCGGCGTCGGCCTTGGCGAGCAGGTCGAGGTGTGCCATCACCAGCTGGCCGCGGGCCAGGCCACCACGGTCGGGCGACGCCGTGCTCTGGTCGAACGCGCCGATCGCGTTCGCGCTGATCGACACGACGACGTAACCCTGGCTGGCCAGGGTTTCGGCCGACCGGGCGTAGCCGAGGTAGCTGGGCATCGGCTTGAGGCCGTTGACGCAGGGCCAGTTCGCGTTGTCGAGCGTGCCGGCGTCCGGGTCGTAGCAGGCGTCCTCGCGGCCGTGCAGGAACACCACCACCGGCTGCTTGCCGGACGCGCCGACCGGCACCCACGCCGCTGCGCGCTCCTCGACCGGCACGCCGGTCAATCCGGACAGCTGGAGCGCGGTGTCACCGAAGTCGTAGTCGGCGCGGGTGACGCCGTAGCGCCCCGTCGCCTCGGGTGCGGACGTGATCGGCGCCCCGGCGGGCACGTCCGTCGTGGCGGTGACGCTGCGGGTGGTCGTGCCGGGCACCACGCCCTGCCACGCCACCCGCACCGACGACGGGTGCGCCGCGGCGGGATCGGCCGTCACCAGGGTGAGCGTCCGGCCGTCCCGGGACTCCTGTGCCTCACCGAGCGACCGGCCGTCAACCGCGAGTTCCGGCGACGCGTCACGCGTCCGGAGCCGCTTGTCCAGCGTCAGCGTGATCCGGTAACCGCCGTCCACCGGCGTGACCGACCATGAACCATCGGGCGAAGCCGCCGACGCGGACGGCGTCGGCAGCAAAGCCAGTCCCAGGGCCAGTACCGCGCCGGTGATCGCCGGTCTCCAATGCTTGCGCATCCGCACCCTCCCAGTTTTGTTGCGGTCTAGGACAAACACCGCTGTCAATCTAGGCCCGGGTGCTGACGGGGTGGTGTCACGAAGATCGTCAAAGCGCGCAGGTCAAGCCGCCGGGTACGGGAGCACAACCAAGTGCGGTACTGCCCGTCACGGTTCCGCCCGCACCGACGGGCGAGACCGGAGGGCCGGACGTGGTGTCCCTCGGGGTGGCCGGAGCACGAGGATCGAGAGACCAACATATCGCCGGCATATGGAAAATCAGATACGGCCCGGCAACACCACGCCGTCTTGACTGGCGGCATGAGCTACCGCGAGCCGGCACGAACAGTGGGCCGCCGCACCCGTTCGCCGGCGCCCTCATCCTCCTCGGCCGCCCCGGCCACGGGCATCACGATTTACGGCTGCGGGCCGGACGAGGCTCCGGTGTTCCGGGAGATGGCATCTCGCTTCGGCGTTGTGACCACCGTCACCGCGGCGCCGGTGTCCGAAGCCAATGCCGGACTGGCATCCGGGAACCGGTGCGTCAGCATCGGTCACAAAACCCGGGTCACCAACTCCACTCTTCTCGCGCTCAGCGACGTCGGTGTCAGGTACATCTCCACCCGCAGCATCGGGTACAACCACCTCGATGTGAACTACGCGGCGAGCGTCGGCATTTCCGTGGAGAACGTCTCCTATTCTCCGGACAGCGTGGCCGACTACACGCTGATGCTGATGCTGATGGCCGTGCGGAACGCCAAGTCCGTCATCCGCCGCGTCGACGTCCACGACTACCGGCTGACCGAGGTGCGCGGGAAAGAGCTA
The sequence above is a segment of the Amycolatopsis viridis genome. Coding sequences within it:
- the glp gene encoding molybdotransferase-like divisome protein Glp produces the protein MTDPTPETDQAEQDLRLVDEQVARVLQAAVRPRPVRVAISEAQGLLCAEEVVAEHALPGFDQAAVDGYAVRSVDVRVEGDEPVQLPVVGEIPAGSRQPRRLQPGQAVRVATGAPLPTLADAVVPTAFTDGHPAKVTVHRSVPSAAYVRRTGEDVQIGDVAVRQGDTIGAAQVGLLAAVGRAKVLVYPRPRVSIVSVGDELVDVDRTPSTGQVYDVNSYALAAAARDAGAEVSRVGIVPSDPWRLREVVEGRLLMSEVVVVAGGAGGTAGDEVQAALSDLGEIDMTRVAMHPGSAQGFGRLGPDSVPTFLIPANPMSALVVFEVLIRPLIRAARGTRNPHRRTVSARLLSPVSSTKGRRGYLRGQLLRDESTGEYLVQPLGTSGAHLLASLAEANCLVNVDEDLTEVPAGEQVKVTFLAQRG
- a CDS encoding GNAT family N-acetyltransferase produces the protein MQPAAYDLESRHPGWPARLGPLRVAAGEVAVRPIRLRDAGDWSRIRLRDQEHLEPWEPTGPGPWRDRNSYWSWPPQWTALRSLARRGQCLPYTITVDGAFAGQITIGNVIRASLRSAWVGYWVSSSVVKGGVATAAVALVVDHAFTSAGLHRIEATVRPENTPSIKVLTKAGFRQEGLFRRYLDVAGDWRDHYCYAMTVEESGPGLVARLVAAGRADYR
- the sepX gene encoding divisome protein SepX/GlpR, with amino-acid sequence MPSSLIIVALAAAWLVVLVPMVARKRQAVTQTADAELAARVVRSGGGADDAEEEFAMSETTQQVAEADDEVDYDDVEEYDEDPVRGYEQPSERRYRPGRGGFDPEAAEIAARAKYAFRQRVVLCLFLLAVVTAAGAGFLTSSLWWLHGVVDLGLVGYLAYLRRQVRIEAEIRQRRMARLGARTAARPARRERPVEDFEVVEPAREVPGVERRPSPASRLRGRAVVVDVEDEDPAFHDLDDPDQLPFRRAVGE
- a CDS encoding poly(ethylene terephthalate) hydrolase family protein, whose translation is MRKHWRPAITGAVLALGLALLPTPSASAASPDGSWSVTPVDGGYRITLTLDKRLRTRDASPELAVDGRSLGEAQESRDGRTLTLVTADPAAAHPSSVRVAWQGVVPGTTTRSVTATTDVPAGAPITSAPEATGRYGVTRADYDFGDTALQLSGLTGVPVEERAAAWVPVGASGKQPVVVFLHGREDACYDPDAGTLDNANWPCVNGLKPMPSYLGYARSAETLASQGYVVVSISANAIGAFDQSTASPDRGGLARGQLVMAHLDLLAKADAGTAPGMSTAFKGKLDLGNVGLMGHSRGGDGVVRAALLNAARPTPYGIRGVLPIAPINRTRPALPDVPMAVLLPYCDGDVSNQEGQHFFEDSRYTSGTDSALKSSLLMMGANHNYFNDVWSQVYGDDWDVYVDRADPACGSTAAGSTRLTLDQQRAAGVAYTAGFFRMTLGRETAFLPMFQSGFSSAVQVGAATVLQATQSPAAQRLDVAPLQAAAGNVTFSGKVLGQYCASLAGASPQSGLPSCSDSTATGRFPSFTPVTHTTNVPATPMLHLTWVNGGQMAAALPSGRYDVSGYGALTLRAAPDAGNTAADLRLTVVDGAGRTQSTTVSALSGALSPLPAGNQDLLPKTWLRTVRWPVATMTRVDTTDIRQVTLTTVSATGGVLLSDLAFTTPSVGTGVPTKLPQLSVSDTTANENAGNATVAVQLSKASRLPVTVHLQARTGASTQITAAAQEVTIPAGQTTATVTIPVHDNSTVDPSADIPYEVVLGYPTNAVTGKNTAYVTVHDDEA